In Campylobacter suis, the DNA window TTTATCCGTGCTAAGTCCGCCAAGATCGTAGTTTTGACCCTTTACTGCGTGTAGCATAGTAAGGATATCTGGCTGACTTGTACCGCCACTAACTGGGCTAGCTGCTAGATCTATACCATCTGCACCAGCTTCCAAAGCCGCCAAATAACAAGCCACGCTAACGCCTGCGGTTTCGTGAGTGTGGAGTCTGATATGCGTATTTTCGGGTAGCATTTTACGAGCCATCTTTATAGTTTCATAGACTTTTTGTGGGCTTGAAGTCCCGCTAGCGTCTTTAAAGCAAACGCTATCATAAGGTATGCCAGCATCTAAAATTTCCCTTAAAATTCTCTCATAAAAAGCCACATCATGTGCCCCAACACAGCCTGGTGGTAAGTCCATCATAGTTACTACCACTTCGTGTTTTAGACCATTGGCAACTATTCTCTCGCCTGAGTATTTTAAATTTTCAACATCATTTAAAGCGTCAAAATTTCGTATCGTAGTCGTGCCGTGCTTTTTAAAAAGCTTAGCGTGAAGATCGATAAGCTCGCTACTACCAGTATCTAGCATGACGGTATTTACACCGCGTGCTAGGGTTTGAAGATTTGCCTCTTTGCCAACAACTGAACGGAATTTATCCATCATCGCAAAAGCATCTTCATTTAGGTAAAAATAAAGACTTTGAAATCTAGCCCCCCCGCCAAACTCAAAGTGCGTTATGCCAGCCTCTTTAGCAGCTTCTAGAGCTGGCAAAAAATCTTGCATCAAAACCCTAGCACCAAAAACCGACTGAAAGCCGTCACGAAAAGTCGTATCCATCACATCTATAAATTTTTTAGCCATCATCTCCCCTTTGATCTTTTTTTATGTTGGGTTATTGCGGCACTAATAACCGCTGTCAAAATGCCATCATCTTTAATGTTGCTTACAGGAATTTGGCTTGTATTTGGGGTTATGTTATGTGAATTGTCAAATTTTGCAAAGACTTTAGACTGAATTTTTAATACAAAAATCATAAGTAGCAAAAATGAGAAAACACCACCCATGCCAAGCACCATAAACCTAAAACCCTCAGTGACCAGATTTACATCTTGCATAAATTTCCTTATAAAATTTCAGATACAAAAATATAGCAAAAAAGAGCTAAAATTTCCTTTGTTTTTTAAGAAATTTTGGCTCTAATTTAAAAAAGCGCTTCCAAAAATAAAAGCGCTTTAAGTTATCTAAAAAAACAACCCTTTTATCATAATACCAAAAACACAAATAGGCGAAACAAATCTTATCAAAATATACCATACATTAAACGCAAAGTCATTCATGTAAGGTCCAAAAAGTGTTTTTAGGGCTTCTTTTCTTATAATGTATCCAGCAAAAAGTGCGCCACCTATGCCACCAAGAGGTAGCAAGATCTTCTCAGCTGTAAAGTC includes these proteins:
- a CDS encoding OadG family protein, encoding MQDVNLVTEGFRFMVLGMGGVFSFLLLMIFVLKIQSKVFAKFDNSHNITPNTSQIPVSNIKDDGILTAVISAAITQHKKRSKGR